The window GTTCCGCTTTCGCCAAATCTATCTTTAACCCCAATTCTACGCATAGGTACAGGTAGGTGTTCGATCAATAGTTCGGCAACCGCCCCACCTAAGCCACCTGTAATCTGGTGCTCTTCGGCGGTTACTACGCAACCTGTTTTCTGGACACTTGAAAGTATCGTAACAGCATCTAGAGGCTTAATTGTTGGGCAGTGGATTACTTCGACATCAATCCCGTCATTAAACATACTGGCTGCTGCTTTGAGGGCATGATAGGTCATCGTGCCGGTTGCAATAATTGTTACATCCGAACCAGGGGTTAAAACTAGCGCTTTACCAATTTCGAACGGGGTTTTGTCGGTCGTGAACGCTGGCACAGCCTCACGTGCTAAGCGGATATAGTTTGGTCGAGAATCACCAGCCATTGCCAAAGTAGCTTTGCGGGCCTCCTCGTAATCTGCTGGGGCAATCACCACCATATTCGGGAGTGTCCGCATAATTGCTAAATCTTCGAGGGCTTGATGGGTTGCACCATCTGGACCAACACTAATTCCGGCATGTGCACCGACAATTTTCACAGGCTGATTGTTTAAGCAAGCTGTGGTCCGGATTTGCTCCCAGTTACGACCAGGGCTAAAAGCCGCATAGCTGGCCGCAAACGGCACAAGCCCCTGCGATGCCAGTCCACTAGCTACGGTCGCTAAGTTTTGTTCTGCAATGCCAATTTCAAAGAATCTGTCAGGATGCGCTTCGGCAAATACATGCATATTTGTAGACTCAGTTAAGTCGGCGCATAATCCAACGACTTTGTCGCTTTTGTCGCCAGCTTGCTTTAAGCCGTCACCAAAGCCTGCTCGAATCTTCTTTGCTTCTAGATCGCCAGTTACATCTAATATGTGATGGTGCCAGATCATTATTGATGTTCCCCAGTTATTTTGCCGCCCAAGGTCCGAAGCTCATGCAGTGCCAACTTGGCTTCCTGGTGATTTGGTGGTTTGCCATGCCAATGGAAGTCATACTCCATAAAATCTACACCCTTTCCAGCTATCGTATGGGCAATGATTATAATCGGCTTATCTTTAATCGCTCGAGCCATTGCGCAGGCATCAATTACTGCTTCAATGTTGTTGCCATCGATTTCGATCACATGCCAACCAAACGCCTCCCACTTGGCGCTTAAATCTTCGAGAGGCATCACATCTTCGGTTGCTCCATCGATCTGAATGTAGTTGCGGTCGATAATCCCGACGATGTTACTCAGTTGATACTTGCCAGCTAGCATGGCGGCTTCCCAAACATTGCCTTCGTCGAGCTCACCATCGCCCATCACGGTATAAATCCAGCGATGTTTGATATCGTGCATACGCCAAGCTAACGCCATACCACAAGCCTGGCTTAGCCCACAGCCTAATGGGCCGCTTGTATGCTCAAGACCGGGTAGCTTGGTTCGCTCAGGATGGCCTTGGAGTCGACTACCAAATTTACGCAGAGTTTTTAGCTCTTTCTTGCTAAAGTAACCCGTCTCGGCCATGGTTGCATAGCGCACTGGCACAGTGTGGCCATTACTTAAAATCAAGACATCCCGCTCTTCCCAGTCTGGGTTGTCTGGGTCGTGCTTCATGACATCAAAATATAATGCTGCAAAAATATCGGCCAGACCCAAAGGTCCGGCGCTGTGGCCGCTACCAGCTTCTTCGAGCATGCTGATAATACTGACACGGATATTATTTGCGAGCTTTTCTAGCTCCAGCACAGACTTTTTTTTAGCTGTGAAATTTTTTGCTTGTTTGCTTGTGGCCATATTGCTTATGATTTTACCAGATTTACAAGTGAATCATAAGCTTTTTGCGGATCTTCGGCCTGTTGGATACAGCCACCCGCATTTAGCACTTGAACTCCTCCGTCTTTGAGCTGTTTGGCGTTTGACTCGTTAATTCCACCATCCCAGCTAATCTCGATATTTGGGTTTATCTGTCGGATTTGTTCGACTTTCGATAGCAAACTTAAGTCTACTTGACCCCCGTGGTGCCCAAGATGGCCACTAAATATTAATGCGTGCTCACACTCTTGAATAAGTTCCACGAAATCGAGTGGGTTTGTGGCCTGCAAGAATGCCACGCCGGGTATAATCCCATAATGTTTAAGATTTCGGGCAAACTCAACCAGATTATCCTCGGCTTCGGCATGGAAGATAACTCTGTCGGGAAGCATACTTTTAAGTGTGTCTAGGTGTAGATCTGGATACTTATACATGATATGAATATCGATTATTTTGCCTTGATCCCACCATGCTTGTGGCAGTGTGACCGAATGTACCCCGGTAAATTCTTCGTCCATTAAGTCAATATGAATCCGCTCGGCAAAACCACTCACAGTCTCCATCTCTTGTCGATAATCGTGAGGGTTATAAGCTGTTACTGTCGGGCAAATAACACACATAGGCTTATGTTAGCATAAGCCTTTAATTGAGTTCGTCTAAAAGTTTATTGCGCCGCAAGCGTTTAGGGATAGACTCAAACGGAGTTGCCAAATACGTATCGACGATATCACGCATAAGTTGGGGATTATCATTCAGTTTTATGGCTGGCAAGGCCAAGACGTTGATATCGTCGTCATTTCTGGCAAGCCTAGCTTCCTCTACAGTGTCTAATACTGCTGCTCGGATACCCTTAAACCGATTAGCTGCAATCGCCATACCTTGCCCACTACCACAAATCAGTATACCTTTTGCTTCACGATCACGATCGGCAAACAAGGCATGAACTAGCTTGCTGGCAAAAACTGGAAAATCGTCTTCTGGGTTTAGGGCTGTATCACCTGTATCAATAACTTCGAATCCAGCCGACTCTAAATACTCCTTTAACTTGGCTTTAAGCCTAAAGCCTTGATGGTCGGCACCTATATAAACTATCCCATGTTTGTTCATAAACAATGTCTAGTAATTTTGGTGTTCTTGGTCTTGTTGATGATTCTGCTCTGCCGCTACCTGAGCTTGGTCTGGATATGCTGGCTGTGCTGCTTGGTCTTGAGAGACTTGCGGTTCGGATGGTAGATCTGTTTGTACTTCGTCTGCAGGTTGAGACTGTACCTGGCCATAATCAGCATTATTAAATCCGCTCGGTTCAGAATTCATCTCTGGCTCAGTATGAACATTTTCTTCTGGCTGCCAGCTGCCAGTGTTTTCCATGGCCTCAACTTCGGCCACACCCGCATCTAGATCGTTGACAGTATCTTCGCTGACTTCAACTACAGGCACATCTGCATCTTGTTCTTCGGCCCGACGTCCATGCAAACTATTGCCAACATCAGCCACAAGTTCGACTAAACGGTTGCTGTAGCCCCATTCGTTGTCGTACCAAACTACAACCTTTAGCATGTTTCCGTCGACTACATTTGTTAATGCGCCGTCAACTGTGCCGCTATGGCTATTGCCAATATAGTCGCTACTAACTAGTTCTTCGTCGGTGTAATCGACAATACCTTGGTAATATAGATCTTTGCTGGCTTTTTTGAGGGTGGCGTTGACTTCTTCGGCAGTTACATCGCGCTTCATAAGC of the Candidatus Nomurabacteria bacterium genome contains:
- a CDS encoding transketolase family protein encodes the protein MIWHHHILDVTGDLEAKKIRAGFGDGLKQAGDKSDKVVGLCADLTESTNMHVFAEAHPDRFFEIGIAEQNLATVASGLASQGLVPFAASYAAFSPGRNWEQIRTTACLNNQPVKIVGAHAGISVGPDGATHQALEDLAIMRTLPNMVVIAPADYEEARKATLAMAGDSRPNYIRLAREAVPAFTTDKTPFEIGKALVLTPGSDVTIIATGTMTYHALKAAASMFNDGIDVEVIHCPTIKPLDAVTILSSVQKTGCVVTAEEHQITGGLGGAVAELLIEHLPVPMRRIGVKDRFGESGTPDELMEHFGLTSKHIQLAVHDVLKATQKV
- a CDS encoding transketolase; translated protein: MATSKQAKNFTAKKKSVLELEKLANNIRVSIISMLEEAGSGHSAGPLGLADIFAALYFDVMKHDPDNPDWEERDVLILSNGHTVPVRYATMAETGYFSKKELKTLRKFGSRLQGHPERTKLPGLEHTSGPLGCGLSQACGMALAWRMHDIKHRWIYTVMGDGELDEGNVWEAAMLAGKYQLSNIVGIIDRNYIQIDGATEDVMPLEDLSAKWEAFGWHVIEIDGNNIEAVIDACAMARAIKDKPIIIIAHTIAGKGVDFMEYDFHWHGKPPNHQEAKLALHELRTLGGKITGEHQ
- a CDS encoding RpiB/LacA/LacB family sugar-phosphate isomerase, whose product is MNKHGIVYIGADHQGFRLKAKLKEYLESAGFEVIDTGDTALNPEDDFPVFASKLVHALFADRDREAKGILICGSGQGMAIAANRFKGIRAAVLDTVEEARLARNDDDINVLALPAIKLNDNPQLMRDIVDTYLATPFESIPKRLRRNKLLDELN